A genomic stretch from Coffea arabica cultivar ET-39 chromosome 10c, Coffea Arabica ET-39 HiFi, whole genome shotgun sequence includes:
- the LOC113715220 gene encoding uncharacterized protein isoform X5 yields the protein MSTQYPVLYDRPINKWKVAELKEELKRRNLMTKGLKDDLVRRLDEAIRNERASFGTETYKDFEPSNNEPNIPILQPHSGQISGFAENKYVNEVKVDNFVSGIPIVDETSEVDQAKATGGSISVPAYVESDVLCNAVDTSNNKDELVSTPIGFSECPERVIGNSGPAKGNEILTSARKDDLDNEGILEASGKSSGILNEVVDTHTASISTNTKNESAESGNEELEVVPIAGSTIAPISTSTKNESAEAGNEDLEVVPIADSEQNSHNFGLKLENDSLKPSQMDAESLVSYSSNQVHEISPNLGFQVQCESIKTDSLSNYEKNEIKENLNANNIQLEPEVVRQEMVQPSSSKDPSGGSFYSLDDQVPDVKPGSVVEADDDKCSVKNIEKIDNSGEGSAMDHILENRTKDELADDNKFTEEPSSEKKDLDDVFGANLPTQNMESSYEEKFEIAASAEQRESQDDQSSDAKFIEMTDMTDGEPLEKINLDQSSADDSMEDDSLEARQADSDSDPKKVGDKTKPNEETVAKSAGDIEAPQADIPSHTLKSSHANSDQMAESAEKRKFEAVEAAPDNKEPRKRQRRWNNESVKIPQAQIPDTSLSATSKTVVQSATTPFVDGSNSATGRDATNEHIVPPSAKTPTNSLRIDHFVRPFTLKAVQELLSKTVCFY from the exons ATGTCGACACAATATCCGGTTCTGTATGATCGACCAATCAATAAGTGGAAGGTGGCTGAACTGAAGGAAGAGCTTAAGAGACGTAACTTGATGACAAAAGGCTTGAAGGATGACCTGGTAAGACGATTGGATGAAGCAATTCGGAATGAAAGGGCAAGTTTTGGGACAGAAACGTACAAGGATTTTGAACCCAGCAATAATGAGCCTAATATTCCAATACTGCAACCTCATTCTGGGCAAATTTCTGGGTTTGCTGAGAataaatatgtgaatgaagttaAAGTAGACAACTTTGTCAGTGGGATTCCGATTGTTGACGAAACTAGTGAAGTAGATCAAGCAAAAGCTACTGGTGGTTCTATTTCTGTTCCAGCATATGTGGAATCAGACGTTTTGTGTAATGCTGTTGATACCAGTAACAATAAAGATGAGCTAGTGTCAACACCAATCGGTTTCAGTGAATGTCCTGAAAGAGTAATTGGAAACAGCGGACCTGCCAAGGGAAATGAGATTTTGACATCTGCACGTAAGGATGATCTGGACAATGAAGGAATCTTAGAGGCATCTGGCAAAAGCAGCGGTATTTTGAATGAAGTTGTTGATACCCACACTGCATCTATTAGTACAAATACAAAAAATGAGTCTGCAGAGTCAGGCAATGAGGAGCTTGAGGTAGTACCAATTGCAGGTAGTACCATTGCACCTattagtacaagtacaaaaaatgAATCTGCAGAGGCAGGCAACGAGGATCTTGAGGTAGTACCAATTGCAGATAGTGAACAAAACTCACATAACTTTGGTCTTAAGTTGGAGAATGATTCTTTAAAGCCTTCGCAGATGGATGCCGAGTCTCTTGTCTCCTACTCAAGCAACCAGGTACATGAGATTAGCccaaatttagggtttcaagtACAGTGTGAGTCAATTAAAACTGATAGTTTATCTAattatgaaaaaaatgaaataaaggaaaacTTAAATGCTAATAATATTCAATTAGAACCAGAAGTTGTTAGGCAAGAGATGGTACAGCCATCATCCAGCAAAGACCCTTCAGGTGGCAGCTTTTATTCACTGGATGATCAAGTGCCAGATGTGAAACCAGGTTCTGTTGTTGAAGCTGATGATGATAAATGTAGTGTGAAAAATATTGAGAAAATTGATAATTCAGGTGAGGGTTCTGCAATGGACCATATCCTGGAGAATAGGACCAAAGATGAACTAGCAGATGATAATAAGTTCACTGAAGAGCCCTCTAGTGAAAAAAAAGATTTGGATGATGTTTTCGGGGCTAATTTGCCTACACAGAATATGGAATCATCTTATGAGGAGAAATTTGAGATTGCTGCTTCTGCTGAGCAAAGAGAGTCGCAAG ATGACCAATCCTCAGATGCAAAATTTATTGAGATGACTGACATGACAGATGGAGAACCACTTGAAAAGATAAATCTAGATCAGTCTTCAGCTGATGATTCCATGGAAGATGATAGCTTGGAGGCAAGACAAGCCGACTCTGATTCTGATCCTAAGAAAGTAGGTGACAAGACCAAGCCAAATGAAGAAACTGTTGCAAAATCTGCTGGTGACATTGAAGCTCCACAAGCTGATATTCCTTCTCATACCCTGAAGTCATCACATGCAAATAGTGATCAAATGGCTGAATCGgctgagaaaagaaaatttgaag CAGTTGAAGCTGCACCAGATAATAAGGAACCTCGGAAGAGGCAGAGGAGATGGAATAATGAAAGTGTGAAAATTCCTCAAGCACAAATCCCAGATACTTCACTTTCTGCAACATCAAAGACTGTGGTTCAGAGTGCAACAACTCCTTTTGTTGATGGATCTAACTCTGCAACTGGTAGAGATGCCACCAATGAACATATTG TGCCTCCATCGGCGAAAACACCTACTAACTCCCTCCGCATTGATCACTTTGTTCGCCCTTTTACTCTGAAAGCTGTGCAAGAGCTCCTCTCCAAAACGG TATGCTTCTACTGA